In Candidatus Niyogibacteria bacterium, a single genomic region encodes these proteins:
- a CDS encoding Glu/Leu/Phe/Val dehydrogenase, which translates to MENFFKRIQNEFKEAAAKNNFAADLIAKLLTCDRNLSFDISFQKKDGSAGTVKGYRVQHNNILGPYKGGLRYHSDVSMDEMKALSFLMTFKNAVIGVPFGGGKGGVAIDPKTLNEQELENLTRAFTRQLAPYIGPEKDVPAPDMNTNSKIMAWIFDEYAKITGQSAPAVVTGKPIELGGSEGRLEATGYGGVYALLAILKLLKKKPEDFTVAVQGFGNVGQYAAESLRQNGFKVVAISDSKGGIYIPEGILDIKALVKCKAEKGFLAGCYCLGSVCDIRNKRIMKGQEIAPEAVLTLPVDIIVPAALENVIDESNARDIHAGIILEMANGPLTDKADKILAGKNIMIIPDILANAGGVAVSYFEWYQNMRGERWTKEKVFSKLKKKMEQSAKAVYQIHRQKKVTLREAAYLLALEKIQAKWLKK; encoded by the coding sequence ATGGAAAATTTTTTCAAGCGGATTCAAAATGAATTTAAGGAAGCAGCGGCAAAAAATAATTTTGCCGCTGATTTAATCGCAAAACTGCTTACTTGCGACCGGAATCTCTCTTTTGATATTTCATTTCAAAAGAAAGATGGAAGCGCGGGGACCGTAAAAGGATACCGGGTGCAGCATAATAATATCCTCGGCCCTTATAAAGGAGGATTGCGCTATCATTCTGATGTTTCAATGGATGAAATGAAAGCACTCTCTTTTTTGATGACGTTTAAAAATGCCGTGATTGGCGTGCCATTCGGCGGCGGAAAGGGCGGGGTAGCGATTGACCCGAAAACATTAAACGAACAGGAGTTAGAAAATTTAACCAGAGCGTTCACTCGGCAGCTCGCTCCCTATATCGGTCCGGAAAAAGATGTGCCAGCTCCGGATATGAATACCAATTCAAAAATTATGGCGTGGATTTTTGATGAATACGCTAAAATAACCGGCCAATCGGCGCCGGCGGTGGTTACCGGCAAGCCGATTGAATTGGGCGGTTCCGAAGGGCGCCTTGAAGCAACGGGTTACGGCGGAGTTTACGCTCTTTTGGCGATTTTAAAATTATTAAAAAAAAAGCCGGAAGATTTCACGGTGGCGGTGCAAGGTTTCGGCAATGTCGGGCAATACGCGGCGGAGTCGTTGCGGCAAAACGGTTTTAAAGTTGTCGCGATTTCCGACTCAAAAGGCGGAATTTATATTCCCGAAGGCATTTTAGACATTAAAGCATTGGTAAAATGTAAGGCCGAAAAAGGATTTCTTGCCGGATGTTATTGTTTAGGTTCTGTTTGCGATATCCGTAATAAGCGGATAATGAAAGGGCAGGAGATAGCGCCTGAAGCGGTTTTAACGCTTCCGGTTGATATTATCGTTCCGGCTGCTCTTGAAAATGTGATTGATGAAAGCAATGCTCGCGATATTCACGCCGGCATTATTCTTGAAATGGCAAACGGCCCGCTGACGGACAAAGCGGATAAGATTCTCGCCGGAAAAAACATTATGATTATTCCGGATATTCTTGCCAATGCCGGCGGAGTGGCGGTCAGTTATTTTGAGTGGTATCAAAATATGCGCGGCGAGCGATGGACAAAAGAAAAAGTTTTTTCAAAACTCAAGAAAAAAATGGAACAGTCCGCGAAAGCCGTTTATCAAATCCATCGTCAGAAAAAAGTCACCTTGCGCGAAGCGGCATATTTGCTGGCGCTGGAAAAAATCCAGGCTAAATGGCTGAAAAAATAA